One genomic window of Xanthobacter dioxanivorans includes the following:
- a CDS encoding class I fructose-bisphosphate aldolase: protein MTAELDAIAQKMVADGKGILAADESTSTIKKRFDSIGVESTEDNRRDYRELLFRSEGMKKYVSGVILYDETIRQKAKDGTPLVSLIQAAGAVPGIKVDTGAKPLPFCPGETITEGLDGLAGRLKEYYDLGARFAKWRGVIDIGAGIPSYPAVRANAHALARYAALCQEAKIVPIVEPEVLMDGDHDIDTCYRVTEWVLKTVFEELYYQRVRHEGMVLKPNMVVPGKKSAKKASVDEVAEKTVRLLKTCVPSVVPGIAFLSGGQSDEEATAHLDAMVKLGDLPWKLTYSYGRALQAAPQKAWSGKAENVAAAQAAFTHRAHMNSLAALGQWSTDAERKAA from the coding sequence ATGACGGCTGAGCTCGACGCGATCGCGCAGAAAATGGTGGCCGACGGCAAGGGCATCCTGGCGGCAGACGAGAGCACCAGCACCATCAAGAAGCGGTTCGACAGCATCGGCGTCGAATCCACCGAGGACAACCGCCGCGACTATCGCGAGCTGCTGTTCCGCTCGGAAGGCATGAAGAAGTACGTTTCCGGCGTGATCCTCTATGATGAGACCATTCGCCAGAAGGCCAAGGACGGCACCCCGCTCGTCAGCCTCATCCAGGCCGCCGGCGCGGTACCCGGCATCAAGGTGGACACCGGCGCCAAGCCCCTGCCCTTCTGCCCGGGCGAAACCATCACCGAGGGCCTCGACGGTCTCGCCGGTCGCCTCAAGGAATATTACGACCTCGGCGCCCGCTTCGCGAAGTGGCGCGGGGTCATCGACATCGGCGCCGGCATTCCCTCCTACCCGGCCGTGCGCGCCAACGCCCATGCGCTCGCCCGCTACGCCGCCCTGTGCCAGGAGGCGAAGATCGTCCCCATCGTCGAGCCGGAAGTGCTCATGGACGGCGACCACGACATCGACACCTGCTACCGGGTCACCGAGTGGGTGCTGAAGACCGTGTTCGAGGAGCTGTACTACCAGCGCGTCCGCCACGAGGGCATGGTGCTGAAGCCCAACATGGTGGTGCCCGGCAAGAAGTCCGCGAAGAAGGCGTCGGTGGACGAGGTGGCGGAGAAGACCGTGCGCCTGCTGAAAACCTGCGTGCCGTCGGTGGTGCCCGGCATCGCCTTCCTGTCCGGCGGCCAGTCGGACGAGGAGGCCACCGCCCACCTCGACGCCATGGTGAAGCTCGGCGACCTGCCGTGGAAGCTCACCTATTCCTACGGCCGCGCCCTCCAGGCGGCGCCGCAGAAGGCGTGGTCGGGCAAGGCGGAGAACGTGGCCGCGGCGCAGGCCGCCTTCACCCACCGCGCGCACATGAACTCCCTCGCCGCCCTCGGCCAGTGGTCGACGGACGCGGAGCGCAAGGCGGCCTGA